The sequence AGCGCGACGCGCGCGTCCGCGAGCTGATGGGGCTGGTCGGCCTGCCGTCCAGCGTCGCCGACGCCGTGCCGGGGCAGCTGTCCGGCGGCCAGCGGCAGCGCGTCGCCATCGCGCGTGCCCTGGCGCTGCGGCCGGCGCTGCTGGTGGCCGACGAACCGACGTCCGCGCTCGACGTCTCGGTCCGCGCCCAGATCCTCAACCTGCTGCTCGACCTGCGCGAACAGCTGGACCTGGCGATGGTGTTCGTCTCCCACGACATCCAGACCGTGGCGAAGATGAGCGACCGGATCGTCACGATGTACCTCGGCCGGATCGTCGAGGAAGCGCCGGTCGGGGCCGAGGCCCGCCACCCCTACACGCGGGCGCTGTTCTCCGCGACGCCCAGCCTGCTGCACCCGGTCGAGCCGATCGTGCTCACCGGCCCGGTGCCGTCGGCGACCCGCCCGCCCAGCGGGTGCCCGTTCCGCACCCGCTGC is a genomic window of Amycolatopsis lexingtonensis containing:
- a CDS encoding oligopeptide/dipeptide ABC transporter ATP-binding protein, coding for MNLLEVDGVHVVHKIRGRGLFGHQHVYALTDAHLVVNPGETVGVVGESGCGKSTLAKVIVGLQRPTAGTVRFRGKPLESGREVGMVFQDPATALNRRLAVAKIIRDPLDVHRVGTPAERDARVRELMGLVGLPSSVADAVPGQLSGGQRQRVAIARALALRPALLVADEPTSALDVSVRAQILNLLLDLREQLDLAMVFVSHDIQTVAKMSDRIVTMYLGRIVEEAPVGAEARHPYTRALFSATPSLLHPVEPIVLTGPVPSATRPPSGCPFRTRCPKATDECAAELPPLAAADGGHTYRCIHPETPTGVSA